The Aythya fuligula isolate bAytFul2 chromosome 2, bAytFul2.pri, whole genome shotgun sequence genome contains a region encoding:
- the POMGNT2 gene encoding protein O-linked-mannose beta-1,4-N-acetylglucosaminyltransferase 2: protein MNIAAVFNALLVSVLAALLWKYIKLREHAFLVEEELVLMRQSQELSQVQIDYQAALQALLEDGTRMVCTGRMHTDRLCRFQSLCYSTEAEEFIYFHSNASVMLPNLGSRRFQPALLDLSSVEDHNTQYFNFVELPAAALKFMPKPVFVPDVALIANRFNPDNLMHVFHDDLLPIYYTMQQFSDLGAEARLFFMEGWSEGAHFDLYKLLSNKQPLLREQLKTLGRLLCFTKSYVGLSKITTWYQYGFVQPQGPKANILVSGNEIRQFTKFLMQKLNVSLEESSGEEYIVVFSRTINRLILNEAELILALAQEFQMKTITVSLEEHSFPDIVRLISNASMLVSMHGAQLVTSLFLPRGAAVVELFPYAINPEHYTPYKTLATLPGMDLQYVAWQNTAREDTVTYPDRPWDQGGIAHLDKAEQERIMRSTEVPRHLCCRNPEWLFRAYQDTKVDIPALLQVIRQAVKSKPGPKKQKWAGGLYPGKVRDAKCQASVQGTSEAKLSVSWQIPWNLKYLKVREVKYEVWIQEQGENTYMPYILSHQNHTFSENIKPFTIYLVWIRCIFNKNLLGPFADVLLCST from the coding sequence ATGAACATAGCGGCGGTGTTTAACGCCCTGCTCGTGTCTGTCCTCGCTGCCCTGCTGTGGAAGTACATCAAGCTGCGAGAGCATGCCTTCCTGGTCGAGGAGGAGCTGGTCCTCATGCGCCAGTCCCAGGAGCTCTCTCAGGTGCAGATCGACTACCAGGCGGCTCTCCAGGCGCTGCTGGAGGACGGGACCAGGATGGTGTGCACGGGCAGGATGCACACCGACCGCCTCTGCCGCTTCCAGTCCCTCTGCTACTCCACCGAGGCCGAGGAGTTCATCTACTTCCACAGCAACGCCTCGGTCATGCTGCCCAACCTGGGCTCCCGGCGCTTCCAGCCCGCTCTGCTCGACCTCTCCTCGGTGGAAGACCACAACACGCAGTACTTCAACTTCGTGGAGCTGCCTGCCGCCGCTCTGAAGTTTATGCCGAAGCCGGTCTTCGTGCCCGACGTGGCGCTGATCGCCAACAGGTTCAACCCAGACAACCTGATGCACGTCTTCCACGACGACCTCCTCCCCATCTATTACACCATGCAGCAGTTCAGTGACCTGGGTGCGGAGGCGCGGCTCTTCTTCATGGAAGGGTGGAGCGAAGGCGCTCACTTTGACCTCTACAAGTTACTGAGTAACAAGCAGCCGCTCCTCAGGGAGCAGCTGAAAACCTTGGGCAGGCTTCTCTGCTTTACCAAATCCTACGTGGGGCTGTCCAAAATCACCACCTGGTACCAGTACGGCTTTGTCCAGCCGCAGGGCCCGAAGGCCAACATCTTGGTTTCCGGCAACGAGATCAGGCAGTTCACCAAATTCCTGATGCAGAAGCTGAAcgtcagcctggaggagagctCCGGCGAGGAGTACATCGTGGTGTTCAGCCGAACGATCAACAGGCTGATCCTCAACGAGGCGGAACTAATCCTGGCGCTGGCCCAGGAGTTTCAGATGAAAACCATCACCGTCTCTCTGGAGGAGCATTCCTTCCCTGACATCGTCCGGCTGATCAGCAACGCCTCCATGCTGGTCAGCATGCACGGGGCCCAGCTAGTCACCTCGCTCTTCCTGCCCAGAGGGGCCGCGGTGGTGGAGCTCTTCCCTTACGCCATCAACCCCGAGCACTACACCCCGTACAAAACCCTGGCGACCCTTCCCGGCATGGACCTGCAGTACGTCGCCTGGCAGAACACCGCCAGGGAAGACACCGTCACCTACCCCGACAGGCCTTGGGACCAGGGGGGGATTGCTCACCTGGACAAAGCTGAGCAGGAGCGCATCATGAGGAGCACCGAGGTGCCGCGGCACCTCTGCTGCCGCAACCCCGAGTGGCTGTTCCGTGCCTACCAGGACACCAAGGTGGAcatccctgccctcctccaggTCATCAGGCAGGCTGTGAAGTCTAAGCCCGGGCCCAAGAAGCAGAAGTGGGCTGGGGGCCTCTACCCCGGCAAGGTGAGGGATGCCAAGTGTCAAGCCTCCGTCCAGGGCACGAGTGAAGCCAAGCTTTCCGTGTCCTGGCAGATCCCCTGGAACCTCAAGTATCTGAAGGTCAGAGAAGTGAAATACGAAGTGTGGATACAAGAGCAAGGGGAAAACACTTACATGCCTTATATATTGTCCCATCAGAATCACACCTTCTCAGAAAACATTAAGCCCTTCACCATATACCTGGTGTGGATACGCTGCATCTTCAACAAAAATCTCCTGGGACCTTTTGCAGATGTGCTCTTGTGTAGTACATAA
- the GASK1A gene encoding Golgi-associated kinase 1A: protein MAQRPWRRTGLKHPPLLALGVLLALALLALTHLPPPPSGDHGRARSLRMAPAPISPSPPPWPRQDTATTLCGDKPSSRGTRRRHGDSRRLRELGTRSPSPCVERPCWRGGPQHGDRLRFGGTAPPWLSDDDIQKMKLLAQGQVVSKTRVPAHGQVLRVRLHAEGDPQPPSPGGDCRDGRCGLIKRPGDLYEVVAFHLDRVLGLNRSLPAVARRFSSPILPYSYTNGATRPIIWWAPDVQHLEDTNNDQNSCAMGWLQYQEMLRTHGKAPVVVGTPCKSIQHGEWGRLALFDFLLQVHDRLDRYCCGFEPDPSEPCVEEMLHEKCRNPAELLLVHILVRSSAPSQLVFIDNAGQPQQPEAKLNFRLLQGIDSFPEAAVAVLRSGCLGRRLLESLYVDRELWDSQGGDEGLRPLLRTLERRGQVLLRYLQQHNLTARGTPR from the exons ATG GCCCAGCGACCGTGGCGAAGGACGGGGCTGAAGCACCCTCccctgctggccctgggggtcctgctggccctggccctgctggcgCTCACCCATCTGCCCCCACCACCAAGCGGGGACCATGGCCGGGCCCGGTCCCTTCGCATGGCACCAGCACCCATATCACCATCCCCACCCCCTTGGCCTCGGCAGGACACAGCCACCACACTTTGTGGGGACAAGCCGTCCTCCCGGGGGACAAGGAGGCGTCATGGGGACAGCCGGCGGCTGCGGGAGCTGGGCACCCGTTCCCCTTCGCCTTGTGTGGAGCGGCCGTGTTGGCGGGGCGGCCCCCAGCATGGGGACAGGCTGCGTTTTGGTGGGACGGCCCCGCCGTGGCTCTCTGATGATGACATCCAGAAGATGAAGCTGCTGGCCCAGGGGCAGGTGGTCTCCAAAACCCGTGTGCCGGCCCACGGGCAGGTCCTGCGTGTCCGCCTGCACGCCGAAggggacccccagccccccagtCCTGGGGGGGACTGCAGGGATGGGCGCTGCGGGCTCATCAAGCGCCCTGGGGACCTCTACGAGGTGGTGGCTTTCCACCTGGACAGGGTCTTGGGGCTGAACAGGAGCCTGCCCGCCGTGGCCCGCCGCTtctccagccccatcctgccctATAGCTACACCAATGGCGCTACGAGGCCCATCATCTGGTGGGCACCCGATGTCCAGCACCTGGAGGACACCAACAACGACCAGAACTCCTGCGCCATGGGGTGGCTGCAGTACCAGGAGATGCTGAGGACTCACGGCAAGGCCCCGGTGGTGGTGGGGACACCCTGCAAGAGCATCCAGCACGGCGAGTGGGGCCGCCTGGCGCTCTTCGACTTCCTTCTGCAG GTTCACGACCGCCTGGACCGATACTGCTGCGGGTTCGAGCCCGACCCCTCGGAGCCCTGCGTGGAGGAGATGCTCCACGAGAAGTGCCGAAACCCAGCCGAGCTGCTCCTGGTGCACATCCTG GTCCGGAGCAGCGCCCCGTCCCAGCTCGTGTTCATCGACAACGCCGGCCAGCCACAGCAGCCGGAGGCAAAGCTCAACTTCAGGCTCCTGCAGGGCATAGACAG CTTCCCGGAGGCGGCCGTGGCCGTGCTGAGGTCGGGCTGCTTGGGCCGCCGGCTGCTGGAGTCGCTGTACGTGGACCGGGAGCTGTGGGACAGCCAGGGAGGTGACGAGGGGCTGAGACCTCTGCTGCGGACCCTGGAGAGAAGGGGGCAGGTCCTGCTGCGGtacctccagcagcacaacCTGACGGCGAGGGGCACGCCACGCTGA